In one Solidesulfovibrio fructosivorans JJ] genomic region, the following are encoded:
- a CDS encoding class I SAM-dependent methyltransferase has translation MEGAVSTAFDRREVFTKLRAHDRMCHVAAYAWLEGFLAGRGQNGDGLRLLDLGCNDARDMVRVLSAGDVTAYTGVDTDTDCLAAAWKNLADSPAAADLVAADGREILAGLREAVDVIWMGLLLHHFPREEKARLFAMAKNALRPGGELLTHDPMPGDGESAEAFLARYNRVIEAGWTELTPEERRVLVAHWSRHGRHDSIDVVERLAREAGFSKVVRRRLDPDGFYALLRFAV, from the coding sequence ATGGAAGGAGCCGTTTCCACAGCCTTCGACCGCCGCGAGGTCTTTACCAAGCTCCGGGCGCATGACCGCATGTGCCATGTGGCGGCCTACGCCTGGCTGGAAGGATTTCTGGCCGGGCGGGGGCAAAACGGCGACGGGCTGCGCCTGCTCGACCTCGGTTGCAACGATGCCCGCGACATGGTCCGCGTCCTGTCCGCCGGCGACGTGACCGCCTACACGGGCGTGGACACGGACACGGATTGCCTTGCCGCCGCGTGGAAAAACCTCGCCGACAGCCCGGCCGCCGCGGACCTCGTCGCCGCCGACGGCCGGGAGATCCTGGCCGGCTTGCGCGAGGCCGTGGACGTCATCTGGATGGGGCTTTTGCTGCACCACTTCCCCCGGGAGGAGAAAGCCCGGCTTTTTGCCATGGCCAAAAACGCCCTGCGCCCAGGCGGGGAGCTCCTCACCCACGATCCCATGCCCGGCGACGGCGAAAGCGCCGAGGCCTTTCTGGCGCGCTACAACAGGGTGATCGAAGCCGGCTGGACCGAACTGACGCCCGAGGAACGGCGCGTCCTTGTCGCGCATTGGAGTCGCCACGGGCGGCACGATTCGATCGATGTCGTGGAGCGGCTGGCCCGGGAAGCGGGATTTTCCAAGGTGGTCCGCCGCCGCCTGGACCCCGACGGCTTCTACGCGTTGTTGCGCTTCGCCGTCTGA
- a CDS encoding class I SAM-dependent methyltransferase, whose protein sequence is MRTQNEPDPRAAFFNARAVNWEANCYPPPVRERLPSLVASFHLPPGATVLDMGTGPGTLVPYLRKALGPSGRVFPFDLSLEMLRQVRSKLGPADPPPVLATAMRLPFRDESFDAVVCFAAFPHFEDKGRALSEMARVAKPGATVIISHLLSRAELLAHHGTHSAVAGDALPEETDMRQLFLLAGLPDPAIIDAPGHYHAVCRKPAGTPGGRA, encoded by the coding sequence ATGCGAACGCAAAACGAGCCTGATCCCCGGGCCGCCTTCTTCAATGCCCGGGCCGTGAACTGGGAAGCCAACTGCTATCCGCCGCCGGTGCGGGAAAGGCTGCCCTCCCTGGTCGCGTCCTTCCACCTGCCGCCCGGAGCAACGGTTCTCGACATGGGCACCGGCCCGGGAACGCTGGTGCCCTATCTCCGCAAGGCCCTTGGCCCCTCCGGCAGGGTCTTTCCCTTCGACCTCTCCCTGGAGATGCTGCGGCAGGTCCGGTCCAAGCTCGGACCGGCCGATCCGCCGCCGGTTTTGGCCACGGCCATGCGCCTGCCCTTTCGCGACGAGAGCTTCGACGCCGTGGTTTGCTTCGCCGCATTCCCCCATTTCGAGGACAAGGGCCGGGCCCTGTCGGAAATGGCCCGGGTGGCCAAGCCGGGAGCGACGGTCATCATCAGCCATTTGCTGAGCCGCGCCGAGTTGTTGGCCCACCACGGCACGCACAGCGCCGTGGCCGGCGACGCCCTGCCGGAGGAAACGGACATGCGGCAACTTTTCCTGCTCGCCGGCCTGCCCGATCCCGCCATCATCGACGCCCCCGGCCATTACCACGCCGTCTGCCGCAAGCCGGCCGGCACACCGGGAGGCCGGGCATGA
- a CDS encoding double-cubane-cluster-containing anaerobic reductase: MRAEIMERFDGLADKFLADIEPLKDAGTLVVGIYCTYAPVELVRAAGAIPVGLCGKKQAPIPAAERVLPANLCPLIKSSYGYAATDTCPYFAASDLLVGETTCDGKKKMYEHLGKIKPLHLIHLPATVGEAQEAYWLHEVRRFKAFLEEATGRVITDEALREEIATQNEVRRLLFRVLSSSRGDRVPLGGLDMLLVSEAGGFSADPHAYAATLRELLAELDGLAASGASCAPPGARRILLTGCPAGRGSEKLVRLIEESGGVVVAAENCSGVKSFDRLVEEEGDPLAAIARRYLRVPCSVMTPNAGRLELLDRLTREMRPHGVVDLTWHCCHTYNVEAPIVAAHMRDTHDLPTLHIETDYADADTEQLRTRVEAFLEML, translated from the coding sequence ATGCGGGCGGAAATCATGGAGCGGTTCGACGGTTTGGCGGACAAGTTCCTGGCGGACATCGAGCCCCTCAAGGACGCGGGGACCCTCGTGGTCGGCATCTACTGCACCTATGCCCCGGTGGAGCTGGTGCGCGCCGCCGGGGCCATCCCGGTGGGCCTTTGCGGCAAGAAGCAGGCCCCCATCCCCGCCGCCGAACGGGTCCTCCCGGCCAATCTCTGCCCGCTCATCAAGTCCAGCTACGGCTATGCGGCAACGGACACCTGCCCCTATTTCGCCGCGTCCGATCTGCTCGTCGGCGAAACCACCTGCGACGGCAAAAAAAAGATGTACGAGCACCTGGGGAAGATAAAGCCCCTGCACCTGATCCACCTGCCGGCCACCGTGGGCGAAGCCCAGGAGGCCTACTGGCTTCACGAGGTGCGCCGGTTCAAGGCGTTTTTGGAGGAGGCGACCGGCCGCGTCATCACGGATGAGGCGTTGCGGGAGGAAATCGCCACCCAGAACGAGGTGCGCCGCCTGCTTTTCCGGGTGCTTTCCTCGTCGCGCGGGGACCGCGTGCCGCTTGGCGGCCTGGACATGCTGCTTGTCAGCGAAGCCGGAGGCTTCAGCGCCGATCCCCACGCCTACGCCGCGACCTTGCGGGAGCTTTTGGCGGAGTTGGACGGTCTGGCCGCCTCCGGCGCGTCGTGCGCGCCCCCGGGGGCCAGGCGGATCCTTTTGACGGGGTGCCCGGCGGGACGCGGTTCGGAAAAGCTCGTGCGCCTGATCGAGGAAAGCGGCGGGGTGGTGGTCGCCGCCGAGAACTGTTCGGGCGTCAAGAGTTTCGACCGCCTCGTGGAGGAAGAAGGCGATCCGCTCGCGGCCATTGCCCGGCGTTACCTGCGCGTTCCCTGTTCGGTCATGACGCCGAACGCGGGCAGGCTGGAACTGCTCGACCGCCTGACCCGGGAGATGCGGCCCCACGGCGTGGTCGACCTCACCTGGCACTGTTGCCACACCTACAACGTGGAAGCGCCGATCGTCGCCGCGCACATGCGGGACACGCACGACCTGCCCACGCTGCATATCGAGACGGACTACGCCGACGCCGACACCGAGCAACTGCGCACGCGCGTCGAAGCCTTCCTGGAAATGCTGTAG
- a CDS encoding metal ABC transporter ATP-binding protein has translation MPRSSVMENDAALSLRDVVVKRRGRVVLRIEALDVAKGGVLGLIGPNGAGKSTLLTAICGMLRLTSGAVRLFGNRLTGPGASKARRDIALVMQARDADPRLPISVQESVMSGGYAKRGWFRTPGRELARRASQMLELVGIGHLAGRPLGQLSGGEQQRAAIARALAQEPQVLLLDEPTSALDWRAQRDILGCIAGLRDRLGLTVLLATHDLNSLESLCDEVLCLESGRPLWRGPAREALDADRLGRLYRAEVAVVSHAGRRVVLF, from the coding sequence TTGCCGCGCTCAAGCGTCATGGAAAATGATGCCGCCCTTTCCCTGCGCGACGTCGTGGTCAAAAGGCGCGGTCGCGTCGTCTTGCGCATCGAGGCCCTGGATGTGGCCAAAGGCGGGGTGCTCGGCCTCATCGGCCCGAACGGGGCCGGCAAAAGCACGCTGCTTACCGCCATCTGCGGGATGTTGCGCCTGACATCCGGCGCGGTGCGGCTCTTCGGGAACAGGTTGACCGGCCCCGGCGCAAGCAAGGCAAGAAGGGATATCGCCCTGGTCATGCAGGCCCGGGATGCGGACCCGCGTCTGCCCATAAGCGTCCAGGAATCCGTCATGTCCGGCGGCTATGCCAAGCGCGGCTGGTTCAGGACGCCGGGCCGGGAACTCGCCCGCCGGGCATCGCAAATGCTGGAGCTTGTGGGCATCGGCCACTTGGCCGGCCGTCCCCTGGGGCAGCTTTCCGGGGGCGAACAACAACGCGCGGCCATTGCCAGGGCATTGGCCCAGGAGCCGCAGGTCCTGCTGCTTGACGAGCCCACGTCGGCGCTGGACTGGCGCGCCCAGCGCGACATCCTCGGCTGCATCGCCGGGCTGCGCGACCGGCTCGGACTGACCGTGCTGCTGGCCACCCACGACCTCAACAGTCTGGAGAGCCTGTGCGACGAGGTGCTGTGCCTGGAATCCGGCCGTCCCCTCTGGCGCGGTCCGGCCCGGGAAGCCCTCGACGCCGACCGGCTCGGCCGACTCTACCGGGCCGAGGTGGCCGTGGTGTCCCACGCGGGCCGGCGCGTGGTGCTTTTTTGA
- a CDS encoding SAM-dependent methyltransferase yields MKASDYLKWIGNGQAGAFLRLSSNLKGFYRICFLAKAGKMGLLQALAASPLRLEEALDALALSPEKHAASLKAFLHLGVTLGEIDPRRNRYALKGNLAKAMAKPEFDALLSLAEEASGLHAPYIAAALSEEVEGESLRALSDRHSEVIARSSKIAEPVLKSVLDDLLPESGPCAFLEVGSGSGVYLLHALSRNPELSATGVELVEELARNIRRKIMDAGQAGRAEMLAGDMWTLDYQEQFDCITLFNNIYYFPESDHPKLLEKLYRWLKPGGRLAIATLCRDGKHSIDAIMHMWSVMTPGASLLPEPGAFTALMSKSGYLAKTVTPSRLDSAMKVFVGQKPA; encoded by the coding sequence ATGAAAGCGAGCGATTACCTCAAATGGATCGGAAACGGCCAGGCCGGCGCGTTTTTGCGTCTTTCGTCCAACCTCAAGGGCTTTTACCGGATATGCTTTCTGGCGAAAGCCGGCAAAATGGGTTTGTTGCAAGCGCTTGCCGCCAGCCCGCTTCGCCTGGAGGAGGCGCTCGACGCCCTTGCGCTTTCGCCGGAAAAACACGCCGCCAGCCTGAAGGCCTTTTTGCATCTCGGGGTCACGCTGGGAGAAATCGACCCGCGCCGTAACCGCTACGCCCTCAAGGGAAACCTGGCCAAGGCCATGGCCAAGCCCGAGTTCGACGCCCTTTTGTCCTTGGCCGAGGAGGCAAGCGGCCTGCACGCGCCGTATATCGCCGCCGCCTTGTCCGAGGAGGTTGAGGGGGAAAGCCTCCGCGCCTTGAGCGACCGGCACTCGGAAGTCATCGCGCGTTCGTCGAAAATAGCCGAACCTGTTCTCAAAAGCGTTTTGGATGACCTCCTTCCCGAATCCGGTCCTTGCGCGTTCCTGGAAGTCGGGAGCGGCTCCGGTGTGTACCTGCTGCACGCGTTGTCGCGAAATCCCGAACTCTCCGCCACGGGTGTGGAGCTCGTGGAAGAACTCGCGCGGAACATACGCAGGAAGATCATGGACGCGGGGCAGGCGGGGCGGGCCGAAATGCTCGCCGGCGACATGTGGACGCTCGATTACCAAGAACAGTTCGATTGCATCACACTTTTCAACAACATCTACTACTTCCCCGAGTCCGACCACCCGAAACTCTTGGAAAAACTGTATCGTTGGCTCAAGCCGGGCGGACGTCTGGCGATCGCCACCTTATGCCGCGACGGCAAGCATTCCATCGACGCCATCATGCATATGTGGTCGGTGATGACGCCGGGCGCTTCGCTTTTGCCGGAGCCCGGCGCGTTCACAGCGCTCATGTCGAAGTCGGGCTACCTGGCCAAGACGGTGACGCCGTCCAGGCTCGATTCGGCCATGAAAGTCTTTGTCGGCCAAAAACCCGCCTGA
- a CDS encoding TonB-dependent receptor, whose translation MIPRRFSRAALLALGLAFAASPSLAADPQTTENSGEAMLEEVNVVSSPIIEGNRVDSFANETTTVTKEQIWDLNAPDLTSALRRTPGVTISRFDNIGSFGGAEGGAIFIRGKGASRPGAEISVMIDGAPAYISVWDHPLLDYLSVDPAAAVTVYKSPQPMNFGNGLAAVDMTPKRMDHEGFSSRVTAQYGSYNTSQETAETGGKIGRFDYYAAQSYRYSSGSRAMSDGMLTSYYGRLGYGLTDNWNAHATVIRTDNYAMDPGPEGQPEERDGKYVTRDWHMVATLANTYDCAEGTLKGYWNRGEGNWFNQSGKDNDNTNDSDLYGVRAKEKLRLWQGGEIAFGADMDWISGQAEFTTDPELTINSLTDWSFTPGGVTHFDRMTWSIFSPFLGVSQMIGSKEGFYATPSAGLRYYGHSQFQSEWSPQAGLLLGYKDLELHGTYSRGVNYPGLNVAVFSQNVISSLGQNWRSLKAETMDHFEAGASYKYENLLRFDVTAFSDNGHDRYVMYPSSGRPTGFENYGSYSIWGLETTATYTPVKDLSFFAGLNAMGHTPKYLPYVPNLSVSLGANYRFLEHFKIAADAQYVDEMYVLSETRRVGTRNTEKVDGYWLANAKFSYFFTIPKPKVETELFVAVQNLTNTFYKYKPGYPMPATGVSAGVALTF comes from the coding sequence ATGATTCCCCGTCGTTTCTCCCGAGCCGCCCTTCTTGCACTTGGCCTCGCCTTCGCCGCCTCGCCATCGCTTGCAGCCGATCCCCAAACAACGGAGAATTCAGGCGAGGCCATGCTCGAGGAAGTCAATGTCGTCTCCTCGCCCATCATCGAAGGCAACAGGGTGGACAGCTTCGCCAATGAAACGACGACCGTCACCAAAGAGCAGATATGGGACCTCAATGCGCCCGACCTGACCTCGGCCCTGCGCCGCACCCCCGGCGTGACGATCTCCCGCTTTGACAACATCGGTTCCTTCGGAGGGGCGGAAGGCGGCGCGATTTTCATCCGGGGCAAGGGGGCCAGCCGGCCCGGCGCGGAAATTTCGGTCATGATCGACGGCGCGCCGGCCTATATTTCGGTCTGGGACCATCCGCTGCTGGACTATCTGTCCGTGGACCCGGCCGCCGCCGTCACCGTGTACAAGAGCCCGCAGCCCATGAACTTCGGCAACGGTCTGGCCGCCGTGGACATGACCCCCAAACGTATGGACCACGAAGGATTCTCCTCCCGGGTCACGGCCCAGTACGGCTCCTACAACACCTCGCAGGAAACGGCGGAAACGGGCGGCAAGATCGGCCGCTTCGACTACTACGCAGCCCAGAGCTACCGCTATTCCTCGGGCTCGCGGGCCATGTCCGACGGCATGCTGACAAGCTATTACGGCCGCCTGGGCTACGGCCTGACCGACAACTGGAACGCCCACGCCACGGTGATCCGCACGGACAACTACGCCATGGATCCGGGGCCGGAAGGACAGCCGGAGGAGCGCGACGGGAAATACGTCACCCGCGATTGGCACATGGTGGCTACGCTCGCCAACACCTACGATTGCGCGGAGGGGACCCTCAAAGGCTATTGGAACAGGGGCGAAGGCAACTGGTTCAACCAGTCCGGCAAGGATAACGACAACACGAACGATTCGGACCTGTACGGCGTGCGGGCCAAGGAAAAACTCCGTCTCTGGCAGGGCGGCGAGATCGCTTTCGGCGCGGACATGGACTGGATCAGCGGCCAGGCGGAATTCACCACCGACCCCGAGCTGACCATCAATTCCCTGACGGACTGGTCGTTCACGCCGGGCGGGGTGACGCACTTCGACCGCATGACCTGGTCCATCTTCTCGCCCTTTCTCGGCGTCTCCCAGATGATCGGCTCCAAGGAAGGCTTTTACGCCACGCCCTCGGCCGGGCTTCGCTACTACGGCCACAGCCAGTTCCAGTCGGAATGGTCGCCCCAGGCCGGCTTGCTGCTCGGTTACAAGGACCTGGAGCTGCACGGCACCTATTCCCGGGGCGTCAACTATCCGGGACTCAACGTGGCGGTCTTCTCCCAAAACGTGATCTCCTCCCTGGGCCAGAACTGGCGCAGCCTCAAGGCCGAGACCATGGACCACTTCGAGGCGGGCGCGTCCTACAAATACGAAAACCTGCTCAGGTTCGACGTGACGGCCTTTTCCGACAACGGACACGACCGCTACGTGATGTATCCCTCCTCCGGGAGACCGACCGGGTTTGAAAATTACGGCTCCTACTCCATTTGGGGCCTGGAAACCACGGCGACCTACACCCCGGTCAAGGATCTGTCTTTCTTCGCCGGCTTAAACGCCATGGGGCACACGCCGAAATACCTCCCCTACGTGCCGAACCTGAGCGTCAGCCTCGGCGCGAACTACCGCTTCCTCGAGCATTTCAAGATCGCCGCCGACGCCCAGTACGTGGACGAGATGTACGTGCTTTCCGAAACCCGGCGCGTGGGCACGCGCAACACGGAAAAGGTGGACGGCTACTGGCTGGCCAACGCCAAGTTTTCCTATTTCTTCACCATCCCCAAACCCAAGGTCGAAACCGAACTCTTCGTGGCCGTGCAGAACCTGACCAACACCTTCTACAAATACAAGCCGGGCTACCCCATGCCCGCAACCGGCGTTTCGGCCGGCGTGGCCCTGACCTTCTAA
- a CDS encoding metal ABC transporter substrate-binding protein, with product MTRLSHALRCLAFACLCLAPLTASALAQTQATPIVIAAGTTLVADIVGDLGRGFLTAAPIVPAASCPGHTDLRASDMRTLANAKAIILHDWQTHFDSVMGPIRNDPALIPKVRVVAAPGNWMVPDRQKAATLAVAGILAAIDPPHAALYEKRAKTRVAEVDRIAAALSAKAKPLAGMPVMADCQQAPFLQWLDCDVAAQYGRFEESGPQQLAQAVAKARNANVRLVVDNLQSSGGSGKTFAGDLGAAFVVLSNFPGGFPDTPTWAAAVAANTDRCLAALKRHGK from the coding sequence ATGACACGGCTTTCGCACGCCTTGCGCTGTCTCGCGTTCGCCTGCCTCTGCTTAGCCCCGCTCACGGCTTCGGCTCTGGCGCAAACGCAAGCAACGCCCATCGTCATCGCCGCCGGCACCACGCTGGTGGCGGACATCGTCGGCGACCTGGGCCGGGGATTCCTCACCGCCGCCCCCATCGTGCCCGCCGCTTCCTGTCCGGGGCACACCGACCTGCGCGCCTCGGATATGCGCACGCTCGCAAACGCCAAGGCCATCATCCTCCACGACTGGCAAACCCACTTTGACAGCGTCATGGGGCCGATCCGAAACGACCCGGCCCTCATCCCCAAAGTGCGTGTGGTCGCGGCCCCCGGCAACTGGATGGTGCCCGACCGCCAAAAAGCCGCTACCCTGGCCGTGGCCGGGATACTGGCCGCGATTGATCCGCCGCATGCCGCCCTCTACGAGAAACGGGCCAAGACGCGGGTGGCCGAGGTGGACAGGATCGCGGCCGCGCTCTCGGCCAAAGCCAAGCCGCTGGCGGGAATGCCGGTGATGGCCGACTGCCAGCAGGCGCCTTTTCTCCAATGGCTGGATTGCGATGTGGCCGCCCAATACGGCCGATTCGAGGAAAGCGGCCCGCAACAGCTGGCCCAGGCCGTGGCCAAGGCCAGGAACGCGAACGTCCGGCTCGTGGTCGACAACCTGCAAAGCTCGGGAGGTTCGGGCAAGACGTTCGCCGGGGACCTGGGCGCGGCATTTGTCGTGCTGAGCAACTTCCCGGGAGGATTCCCCGACACCCCGACCTGGGCCGCAGCCGTGGCCGCCAACACGGACCGCTGCCTTGCCGCGCTCAAGCGTCATGGAAAATGA
- the pepN gene encoding aminopeptidase N gives MDNTTTRPEQAEIRLAEYKPPVFLVDTVELDFDIRDDRTRVSSRLAIRRNPESAERNAPLVLNGQGQKLVAVRVDGRELAAGDYVLTDKTLTIRAVPDEGVVAIESDNDPAANTALMGLYAAGPMLCTQCEAEGFRRITYFPDRPDVQSRYRVAIHADEDRYPVLLANGNLVENGKEAGGRHYAVWEDPFRKPCYLFALVAGRLDKVADRFLTRSGREVLLEIYTEPGRSSETGFAMAALKKAMRWDEERFGREYDLDRFMIVAVSFFNFGAMENKGLNIFNDARVLGRADTATDADIAFFERVVGHEYFHNWSGDRVTCRDWFQITLKEGLTVFREQEFVGDMNSPAQERLRTVSVLRRVQFPEDAGAMAHPIRPASYQAVENFYTATVYSKGAEVIRMIQTLVGREGFRKGLDLYFERHDGHSATCEDFVRAMADANAIDLGQFMRWYAQAGTPVLDVTSRYDADSRAYTLEVEQRCPATPGQDTKEPFHMPLRLGLLDARGGDMKGDMVLKLRRPRETFVIEDVPEKPIPSLLRDFSAPVRLNYDYTDAELLVILAHDSDGFNRWDAGQKLFAKYALSGEALPDAFVTALRTVLMDKDLEAGTKAMTLTLPGEEELGLALIARGERIDPVAVCEKRRRVIKALAGALSGELWATYREIAAGLDEEASDGVARGQRSLKNLCLAYLHRAEPGKVAPVAARVVSGARNMTDKIACLDILVDGDAALAARALAEFAETFAGQPSIMDKWLGVQAAERHAGVLEKVRRLMAHKAFSLNNPNRVAALVGVFAGNPFGFHAEDGSGYRFVADVVERLDRLNPQAAARYAKPFLRWRDFDAGRQALMQEALRKLAALESLSINVREVVTKALGADA, from the coding sequence ATGGACAACACGACCACCCGGCCCGAGCAGGCCGAAATACGTCTGGCCGAGTACAAGCCGCCGGTTTTCCTCGTGGACACGGTGGAGCTGGATTTCGATATCCGCGACGATCGCACCCGCGTCTCCTCGCGCCTGGCGATCCGCCGCAACCCGGAGAGCGCCGAGCGAAACGCGCCGCTGGTGTTAAACGGCCAGGGACAGAAGCTCGTTGCCGTGCGCGTCGACGGCCGGGAGCTCGCGGCCGGGGACTATGTTCTGACCGACAAGACCCTGACCATACGCGCCGTGCCGGACGAAGGCGTCGTGGCCATCGAAAGCGACAACGATCCGGCGGCCAACACCGCGCTCATGGGGCTTTACGCCGCCGGGCCCATGCTGTGCACCCAGTGCGAAGCCGAGGGCTTTCGTCGCATCACCTATTTCCCGGACCGCCCCGACGTCCAATCCCGCTACCGGGTCGCCATCCATGCCGATGAGGACCGCTATCCGGTGCTCTTGGCCAACGGCAACCTGGTCGAAAACGGAAAGGAAGCGGGCGGCCGCCACTACGCGGTGTGGGAAGATCCCTTCCGCAAGCCCTGCTACCTGTTCGCCCTGGTCGCGGGCAGGCTGGACAAGGTGGCGGACCGTTTCCTCACCCGGTCGGGACGCGAGGTGCTGCTCGAGATCTACACCGAGCCCGGCAGGTCGAGCGAAACGGGCTTCGCCATGGCGGCGCTCAAAAAGGCCATGCGCTGGGACGAGGAACGTTTCGGCCGCGAGTACGACCTGGACCGGTTCATGATCGTGGCCGTCAGCTTTTTCAATTTCGGCGCGATGGAAAACAAGGGCCTCAACATCTTCAACGACGCCCGGGTCCTCGGCCGGGCCGATACCGCCACCGACGCGGATATCGCCTTTTTCGAGCGCGTGGTCGGGCACGAATACTTCCATAACTGGTCGGGCGACCGCGTGACCTGCCGGGACTGGTTCCAGATCACCCTCAAGGAGGGGCTCACCGTCTTTCGTGAGCAGGAGTTCGTGGGGGACATGAACAGCCCGGCCCAGGAACGGCTGCGCACGGTTTCGGTCCTGCGCCGCGTCCAATTCCCCGAGGACGCCGGGGCCATGGCCCACCCGATCCGCCCGGCCAGCTATCAGGCGGTGGAGAACTTCTACACGGCCACCGTGTACAGCAAGGGCGCGGAAGTCATTCGCATGATCCAGACCCTGGTCGGCCGCGAGGGCTTTCGCAAGGGGCTCGACCTCTATTTCGAGCGCCACGATGGCCACAGCGCCACCTGCGAGGATTTCGTCCGGGCCATGGCCGACGCCAACGCCATCGACCTCGGCCAGTTCATGCGCTGGTACGCCCAGGCCGGAACGCCGGTGCTGGACGTGACGTCGCGCTATGACGCCGACAGCCGCGCCTATACGCTCGAGGTGGAGCAGCGCTGCCCGGCGACGCCCGGACAGGACACGAAGGAACCCTTTCACATGCCGCTTCGCCTGGGGCTTTTGGACGCGCGCGGCGGCGACATGAAGGGCGACATGGTCCTTAAGCTGCGCCGGCCCCGGGAAACCTTCGTGATCGAGGACGTGCCGGAAAAGCCGATCCCGTCCCTGCTGCGCGATTTTTCGGCTCCGGTCCGCCTCAATTACGACTATACCGATGCGGAACTGCTCGTCATCCTGGCCCACGACAGCGACGGGTTCAATCGCTGGGACGCCGGGCAGAAGCTTTTCGCCAAATACGCCCTGTCGGGCGAGGCGCTTCCGGACGCGTTCGTTACGGCCCTGCGCACGGTGCTCATGGACAAGGACCTGGAGGCGGGGACCAAGGCCATGACCCTGACCCTGCCCGGAGAGGAGGAGCTTGGCCTCGCCTTGATCGCGCGGGGGGAACGGATCGATCCCGTGGCGGTGTGCGAAAAGCGCCGCCGGGTCATCAAGGCCCTGGCCGGGGCGCTGTCCGGCGAGCTGTGGGCGACCTACCGGGAGATCGCGGCCGGACTGGACGAGGAGGCCAGCGACGGGGTTGCGCGCGGCCAGAGAAGCCTCAAGAACCTCTGCCTGGCCTACCTGCACCGGGCCGAGCCCGGGAAGGTGGCCCCCGTCGCGGCCCGGGTCGTTTCCGGGGCGCGCAACATGACCGACAAGATCGCCTGCCTCGATATCCTGGTGGACGGGGACGCGGCGCTTGCGGCCCGGGCCCTGGCGGAATTCGCTGAAACCTTCGCCGGCCAGCCGTCGATCATGGACAAGTGGCTTGGCGTGCAGGCCGCCGAGCGTCATGCCGGCGTGCTGGAGAAGGTCAGGCGGCTGATGGCGCACAAGGCCTTCAGCCTGAACAACCCGAACCGCGTCGCCGCTCTGGTCGGCGTGTTCGCCGGCAACCCTTTCGGCTTCCACGCCGAGGACGGCTCGGGCTACCGGTTCGTCGCGGATGTGGTGGAGCGGCTCGACCGGCTCAATCCCCAGGCGGCGGCGCGCTACGCGAAGCCTTTTTTGCGGTGGCGCGATTTCGACGCCGGTCGTCAGGCGCTCATGCAAGAGGCGTTGCGAAAGCTCGCCGCGCTCGAGTCGCTTTCGATAAACGTGCGCGAAGTGGTGACCAAGGCCCTCGGGGCGGACGCCTGA
- a CDS encoding TetR/AcrR family transcriptional regulator — MSPSGMTRKEAAEQTRRKILEAAKEIYAEPENADTPISRVARRAGVAEGTVFAHFPDKPSLLAAAFQDEIERVLAQAWAAIAPEAPCRDKLMGLVRPLYAFYAKRPALYRVLVKESLFLQGEWGRKVMEFTLHFVAQVAELMETAKRRNEYRRDVDCRIAARGFFGLYFIELLSGLSDDAFDPDATAHRFEMGLCQFERGLLTSREMGE, encoded by the coding sequence ATGAGCCCAAGCGGGATGACGCGCAAGGAGGCCGCCGAACAAACGCGGCGGAAAATTTTGGAAGCGGCGAAGGAGATTTATGCCGAACCGGAAAACGCGGACACGCCCATCAGCCGTGTGGCGCGTCGGGCGGGCGTGGCCGAAGGCACGGTGTTCGCGCATTTCCCAGACAAGCCGTCGCTTCTGGCCGCCGCGTTTCAGGACGAGATAGAGCGGGTCCTGGCGCAAGCCTGGGCCGCCATTGCCCCGGAAGCGCCGTGCCGGGACAAGCTTATGGGGCTGGTGCGGCCGCTTTACGCGTTCTACGCCAAGCGTCCGGCGCTCTACCGCGTCCTGGTCAAGGAGTCGCTGTTTCTCCAAGGCGAATGGGGCCGAAAGGTGATGGAGTTCACGCTTCATTTCGTCGCCCAGGTGGCCGAACTCATGGAGACGGCGAAAAGACGGAACGAGTACCGGCGGGACGTGGATTGCCGGATCGCCGCGCGCGGCTTTTTCGGCCTGTACTTCATCGAGCTTCTCAGCGGCCTCAGCGATGACGCCTTTGACCCTGACGCAACGGCGCATCGCTTCGAGATGGGTCTTTGCCAATTCGAGCGTGGATTGCTGACATCAAGGGAGATGGGAGAATGA